From a region of the Penaeus vannamei isolate JL-2024 chromosome 2, ASM4276789v1, whole genome shotgun sequence genome:
- the LOC138859095 gene encoding uncharacterized protein isoform X2, which yields MRASLLLVFALAALMAAAEAKKCKGECVSAGSCEGTEAKGKCDDSQVCCVTEGNVDTRRNCKTTSLCDGLYGECRRKGCRPGEEKFKNMGTTVYCEGKKCVCCARTCENKGLCNLKGGFCQPISLPCDGTLETGKPYCKANKKLKGGKKNKCGCCIPLGK from the exons ATGAGGGCTTCTCTGCTGCTGGTCTTCGCTCTCGCGGCTCTTATGGCGGCCGCTGAGGCGAAAAAA TGCAAGGGCGAGTGCGTGTCCGCCGGCTCGTGCGAAGGGACGGAGGCGAAGGGAAAGTGCGACGACTCCCAGGTCTGCTGCGTGACCG AGGGAAATGTGGATACCAGAAGGA aCTGCAAGACCACCTCCCTTTGCGACGGTCTCTACGGCGAATGCAGGAGGAAGGGCTGTCGTCCTGGAGAAGAGAAGTTCAAGAACATGGGCACGACGGTCTACTGTGAAGGCAAGAAGTGCGTTTGCTGTGCTAGAA CATGCGAAAACAAGGGCTTGTGCAACCTCAAGGGCGGTTTCTGCCAGCCCATATCCCTGCCTTGCGACGGCACGCTGGAGACCGGGAAACCCTACTGCAAGGCCAACAAGAAACTGAAGGGAGGCAAAAAGAACAAGTGCGGCTGCTGCATTCCACTAGGTAAGTGA